Proteins co-encoded in one Callospermophilus lateralis isolate mCalLat2 chromosome 2, mCalLat2.hap1, whole genome shotgun sequence genomic window:
- the Cdk2ap2 gene encoding cyclin-dependent kinase 2-associated protein 2 has translation MSYKPIAPAPSSTPGSSTPGPGTPVPTAGSVPSPSGSVPGAAAPFRPLFNDFGPPSMGYVQAMKPPGAQGSQSTYTDLLSVIEEMGKEIRPTYAGSKSAMERLKRGIIHARALVRECLAETERNART, from the exons ATGTCCTACAAACCCATCGCTCCCGCCCCCAGCAGCACCCCCGGCTCCAGCACCCCTGGGCCAGGCACCCCGGTACCTACAG CCGGAAGTGTTCCATCGCCGTCGGGCTCAGTGCCAGGAGCCGCTGCCCCCTTCAGACCACTCTTTAATGACTTTGGACCTCCCTCCATGGGCTATGTACAG GCGATGAAGCCACCTGGTGCCCAGGGCTCTCAGAGCACCTACACGGACCTGCTATCGGTCATCGAGGAGATGGGTAAAGAGATTCGGCCCACCTATGCTGGGAGCAAGAGCGCCATGGAGCGCCTGAAAAGAG GCATCATCCATGCCCGGGCCCTGGTCAGAGAGTGCCtggcagagacagagagaaatgCTCGCACGTAA